The Corynebacterium auriscanis genome includes the window TGCCATCTGCAGATACAGTCGGTGCGTACGTGTGTGCCCTTGGATCCGCAGAAAATGGTGCCGTGCGGAGTGGACGTGCCGATCCCCGAGGTCTGGGATCTAGGCAGTGGTATGCCACTAGCAGGAGTGCAGATGGATCACTGCTTCGGGGTGCGGGCAGATGGTGAAATTAACGAGGGAGAGGTGCAACAAGGTAGCACCGTAAAGCTGTTGACTGAGCACGGAGAGGGCGTGCAGATGGAAAGCAGCGGAGAGTTTGGCTGGTACCAAGTGTATGTGGCGGATCCAGTTAACGGGGAAGGATTTCCTGAGGTGGGAAGGGCGGTCGCTGTGGAACCCATGACGTGCCCGGCGGATGCGTTGCGCTCCGGGCGCGGCTTGGTCTGGTTAGAACCGGGGCAATCCAGGACCTTTGGTGTGGGGGTTAAGGCCATCGGGTTGTAGTAGCGCGGTTGTCGTTGCGGGGTTGTCGCTGCGGGGTTGATAGAAGGCGAGCCGGAAAATATCGCGTTAGGGAAAACAGTTCCCCCGGGTTTAATATTTCGTTAAACAGTTCTTAATCGAACAAGCCCGGGGAATGCCCGGTCTAACCCCCGATCACAATAAGGAGGTGCCCGACCATGACGGAAGGGCTGCGCCTTGACGCTTCCTGGGTGGACTACACACTGGTGGCGCTCTACTTCGCTTTTGTCCTCGGAATTGGATGGGCCGCGAAATCGCGAGTTTCCAGCTCCATCGACTTCTTCCTCTCCGGCCGGTCTTTGCCCGCATGGGTAACGGGACTGGCTTTCATTTCGGCCAACCTGGGTGCCGTGGAAATCGTGGGCATGTCCGCCAACGGCGTGCAATACGGTTTCGAAACGATGCACTACTTCTGGATCGGTGCGATTCCAGCCATGGTGTTCCTCGGCATCGTGATGATGCCGTTTTACTACGGCTCCAAAGTCCGCTCCGTGCCAGAGTTCATGCGCCGGCGCTTTGGAAACGGTGCCCACCTGGTCAACGCACTGTCCTTTGCCGTCGCGCAGTTGTTGATCGCAGGTATTAACCTGCTGTTGCTGGCCAAGGTCGTGAACTCCCTGCTTGGCTGGCCCCTATGGATCACGCTGGTCATCGCTGCCGTCATCGTCCTCAGCTACATCACCTTGGGTGGTTTGTCTGCCGCAATCTACAACGAGGTTTTGCAGTTCTTCATTATCGTCGCCGCACTACTGCCGCTGACCCTTATCGGTTTGCACAATGTGGGTGGCTGGAACGGGCTGAAGGAAAAGGTTGTTGACCCCAACCACTTCCACACCTGGCCTGGCACGGAGATCTCCGGATTCGACAACCCAGTGGTTTCCGTCATTGGACTTACCTTCGGCCTCGGCTTCGTACTCTCCTTTGGATACTGGACCACCAACTTCGTTGAAGTTCAGCGTTCTATGGCCGCCGATTCTCTATCAGCAGCCCGCAAGACTCCCATTATTGGCGCGTTCCCCAAGATGTTCGTTCCCTTCATCGTGGTTATTCCCGGCATGATCGCTGGTGCGACCGTGACCCCACTGGTTGACGGTTCGGCGCAGCCCAACGATGCGATGTTGTACCTCATGCGCGACATGCTGCCGAATGGCCTGCTGGGTGTGGCGCTGGCTGGTTTGTTGGCTGCGTTCATGGCTGGCATGGCTGCCAATATCTCCGCGTTCAACACCGTGTTTAGTTACGACCTGTGGCAAACCTACGTGAAGAAGGATCGCGACGATAGCTACTACTTGCGTATTGGCCGCATTGCTACCATCGCCGCCACCGCCATCGCCGTTTTCACCGCTTTGCTGGCGAACAACTTCGGCAATGTCATGGATTACCTGCAAACGCTATTTGGATTCTTCAACGCCCCACTGTTTGCAACCTTCATCCTGGGTATGTTCTGGAAGCGAATGACTCCAACCGCGGGTTGGGTTGGCTTGGTTCTGGGTACGACCTCAGCGATTGTCTACTGGGCCATCGCCAGCTTCGGCGGTACCGACATCAGCTTCTTCAACCTACCGGGGCAGGGCACTGCATTCGTTGCTGCGTCTCTCGCATTCGTAGTGGACATCGTCGCCTCCGTTATCGTCTCTTTGGTCACCAAGCCCAAGCCGGATAGCGAGTTGGTTGGTTTCGTTAAATCCGTTACCCCGAAGGAACACCTCATGGATGAGGCAGAAGCATCGCTGCCTTGGTATCGCCGCACCGTGCCACTGGGCATTTTGTGCCTTATCTTAGCCCTCGGCCTCAACGTGATCTTCGCCTAGACCTCGAGCAAAAAAAGGAGGAAAACAATGAGCAAGTTTGCAACGCGAGCATTCGATATCCGCAACGTTATTGGCGGTCTGTTGGGGCTGTATGGCTTGATTCTGGTGGTCAGCTACTTCTTCTTGGACCCAGGAATTGACGCCAGTACGGGCCAACCGAAAGATGAGGTCTACAACCTCTACGCCGGAATCGCGATGGTGGTTGTGGCGGTAGTGTTCTTTGTGTGGGCCAAGGCATCACCGGTCCGCGCAGACCAAGGCAGTGCCGATGCCACGGAGGATGAGCGTACCGAGCACGCCACTCGCTAGTTGGGGTGAGCGTGGAAGCTCGGCCGGAGCTCCACCGCGCTCCCGGTAAGCACCATCGCGGCGAAACTGCACGTGAGGCTGCGCGGCCGAGCGCCAAGACAACGACGGAAAGGGATGGGCCTCGTGAACGACAAAGCACAACCGGTGAAGGATCCTCAAGAAAACCTAGGCGGTGTGCGGGTAACACGCACCACCTTGGCCGATGATCGCGAGTTAATCTACTTCGACGATGATCCGGTGTATGTCTCTGGTGAGAAGACGCGCGAATTGCGCGATTCCCGCGAACTGGCGCCAGCGAAAACGGTCTCCGAGATGCGCCGGGACCCCCTCACTGGGCAGTGGTATGCCTATGCCGCGCACCGCATGAACCGCACGTTTATGCCCCCTGCCAACGAGAATCCACTGGCCCCTACCCGGCCCGGGGAACTACCAACCGAGATTCCCGCAGACGACTACAACGTCGCGGTATTTGAAAACCGGTTTCCATCCCTTTCCATGCATATGGACTTTCAGGAGGACTTTGCCACCCGTGTGGATGGCGAGGAACTCTATCCGCGTCTGCCTGCGAAGGGGCGCTGCGAGGTCGTGTGCTTTACGCCTGACGTAGAGTTGTCCTTCCGCGATTTGCCCTTCCGACGCGCCCGCACGGTGGTGGAAGCATGGGCACACCGCACGCGCGAGCTCTCCGAGCTTCCGGGTGTGCGCTACGTGTACCCATTTGAGAATCGCGGCGCAGAGATCGGAGTGACCTTGCAGCATCCGCACGGTCAGATTTATGCGTACCCTTATTTGCCACCGCGTGCGAAAGAGATCGCAACCCAAGCTGCAGCGCATCGCCAGGAAACGGGGGAGGACCTCTTCGATTCGGTACTCCGGGCAGAGCAGCGCAGTGGTCGGCGCATTGTGGCCGCAGGCGAACACTTCACCGCCTTCGTGCCCGCGGCCGCCAAGTGGCCGGTAGAAGTCATGCTGATTCCGCATCGTGCAGCACCCGATTTCGCGGCGTTGAGCGATGAGGAAAAGGATGAGCTTACGCGCATGTACCTAGACCTGTTGCAGCGCTTTGACCGCTTCTTTGACGGTGTGGATCGCACCCCGTATATCGCCAGTTGGAACCAAGCACCGATCGGCCCTGAGCGCGCTCACGGCCGCCTGCACCTGCAACTGTTTTCCATGATGCGTTCTGCAGACAAGATGAAGTTCCTTGCAGGTTCCGAATCAGGACAGGGCGCTTGGATTTCGGATACCACCCCGGAACGCATCGCCGACCGCCTGCGCGAAGTGGCGCAGGACTAAGCACGTCCGCCCGCCCGCGACCTACATATCAACACAACGAAAGCGATTTCCTTGAGTACGACGGCAACTGGAAGCGAACCCACCCAACCCCAGTGGATGCACACTCGGGACCGGGCAGCGGCCATCACGGATGTTCGCAACCTGTTCAGCGAACAATTTACCGGGCAACCGCAAGGTGTGTGGTCTGCTCCCGGGCGCGTGAACCTCATTGGCGAGCACGTGGACTACGCGGGTGGCATTTGCCTGCCGTTTGCGCTGTCCCAGCGGACGTACGTGGCCGCCCGCGCTAACAACGACGGGGTATACCGCATTGCCTCCCACTGGTCGGGCGGGATCACCCGTGCGGAGATCCCCACCCAGGACGTTCGCCCAGGCCACCCCGCGGATTGGACGGGGTATATCGCAGGTGCCGTGTGGGCGGCGTGGAACAACGGCACCATGCCGGCCGCATGGGCCAATGGCATCACCAACCCCGGCTTGGACATCGCCATTGAATCGGATGTGCCCGTGGGCGCGGGGCTTTCCAGCTCCGCTGCGCTGGAATGCTCTACGGCATTGGCCGCGTGGGAAATCAGCACGGGCAGCACCCTCGCCGAGCAAAGCCAAGTGGCCCAGAAGAAGGTATTGGATGGATTGCGCGCGGCGTCGATCCAAGCAGAAAACGATGTGGTGGGCGCCTCCACCGGTGGCCTTGACCAAACGGTTGCACTGTTTGGGAAGGCGGGGAATGCGCTGGCGATTGATTTCGCCACCAACGCAGAACAGCAGGTCACATTCGATATCGATTCCCGGGGATTGGCGATCCTCATCATCAATACCAACGCCCCACACCAGCTCGCCGATGGGCAGTATGCCGCCCGGCGCGCTGTTACCGATGGGGTAGCGGCTGATCTGGGTGTTCCTACGCTGCGGCAGGCCCCTGATGCAGTGCGGCGCTGCCAACCGTGGGCCGACAAGCAGTGGAATTCTTGGTCGGCGGAGCAGCAGCAAGATATGCCATTGGAACGGTGGCGCGCGGTGGTAGAGGCGCGGGTACGCCACGTGGAAACCGAGATTGACCGTACCGCACGTGCCATCGAGGTGTTGCGTGCGGGCGAGTTCCGTCAGTTCGGGGAGTTGATGCAGGCCAGCCACGCTTCTTTGCGCGATGACTACGAGGTTACGGTGCCGGAGCTCGATACCGCAGTTGAGGTGGCGCTGCGCCACGGTGCCCTAGGTGCCCGCATGACCGGAGGCGGATTTGGCGGCTCGGCGATCGCTCTGGTCGATGCTTCTCAGGCTGAAACGGTCGCTGCTCATATTGCTTCTTCTTTTGCCGACGCCGGATTCGCCCGACCGGAGTTTGTCATCGCAATTCCAAGTGAGGGCGCGCGACGGGAAGAATGATCCGTCCGAATGCAGGTTTTCAGTATTCCAGCTAGAAGATTCGAAATGGCTTTGCGAAGCTAACCGGGGTAACCTGACTAACCGTGTTTCGCACCATGTTGAAATCTAAAATCCACCGTGCCACGGTCACTCAGGCAGACCTGCACTACGTAGGTTCGTGCACGATCGACGCCGACTTGATGAAGGCCGCCGATATCCTCGAGGGTGAGCAGATCGACATCGTGGATATCAACAACGGCAATCGACTGACTACCTACGCCATCACTGGAGATGCCGGTACGGGGGTTATCGGCATTAACGGCGCAGCTGCCCGTCTGATCAGTCCAGGGGACTTGGTAATCATCATTGGGTATGCGCAGTATTCCCAGGATGAGCTGGAGGGTTATAGTCCCAATGTCATTTTCGTGGACGAGAATAACAAACAACTTGAGTTCTGCGATGACCCAGCTCATGCGCCGGAAGGGTCGGGGTTGTTAAACCCACGGCACCCGTCGGAGAGTAGCTAGAGCTTCTACCCTCCCCAATAAAAGGTGTATCGCACTTACATCTTTTAATGACTGGCTCTAGGATGAAGCTATGCACCTCACCACTTTTGCCGATCTGGGTCTGCGATCCTTGATGATGCTTGGCGACCTCCCAGAGGGGGACCGCTGCACCATCGCAGATTTGGCAAAAGCAACCAACGCATCGGATAACCACTTGGCGCGGGTTATTGCCAAGCTTGTCGATATGAATATGGTGGTTTCCGTACGGGGGCGTAACGGTGGGGTGTATCTATCGGACTCGGCCCGTGGGGCCAGCGTGGGAAGAATTTTGAGGGAACTCGAAGGCCCCAGTGAAGTCGTTGACTGCACTGGTGACAAGCCTTGCCCTCTTGCCGCGCGAAACTGCGCCTTGCGGCATCGGCTTGCCGACGCCCAGGAAGCGTTCTTCGCAGAGTTAGATGGGGACACAATCGATGGACTCATCGCAGCCACCCGTCCGGTTGGAACGCGAACCTCGGAGGATGCCCACGGAACCTCTCGCTCGCTCGGATTGCCGACGGTACCCCTGAACACTCAGTAAAGGGTGCCGAGAGTTAAATGAGCGGGTGCGAACAGTACCGAAAGTTGGATGTCAATGTTCATTAGCACCACCCCCAAGACCGACCGCACAGCCCTGTCTGGCGATAACGCCGAAATCATCCGCCAAACCCTTCCCGTCATCGGCGACAACATCAACGCTATTACCCCGGTGTTCTACCGCACCATGTTCACCAACCACCCAGAGCTGCTCGCCGATACGTTCAACCGCGGAAACCAACGTTCCGGTGAGCAACAGAAGGCACTGGCTGCGTCCATCGTCACTTTCGCGGCCATGCTGGTTGACGATAATGCCCCCGATCCAGTGGAAATGCTGTCCCGCATCGGACACAAGCATGTGTCTTTGGGAATCACCGCGGATCAGTACCAAATTGTTCATGACAATCTGTTCTCCGCCATCGTGGAGGTTCTAGGTGAAGCCATCACGCCAGAAATCGCGGCTGCGTGGGATGAGGTGTACTGGCTCATGGCCGACGTGCTCATCGATTACGAAGCAGACCTTTACAAGTCGGCGGGCGTAGAGGCTGGTGATGTCTTCCGGAAGGTAGTGCTGAAGGACAAGAAGCAACTCAGCGAGGCCGTCACGGAGTACACCTTCGCCGGCCATGGTTTCGACAAGGCGCTGGCGGGGCAGTACACCTCCATCGGTGTGGAGCTTCCCGATGGTGCACGCCAGCTCCGCCAGTACTCTCTGATCAGCCACGATGCTGATGGGTTCTCGGTTGCTGTGCAGCGCGACGGTGAGGTATCCAGCTTCCTCCTCAATGACGTTAACGTCGGCGACGAGGTGGATGCCACCCTTCCAGCCGGCGATCTGGTTCTCCAGCCTGGCGAGTCGCCAGTTGTATTGGTGAGCCAAGGTATTGGTTCTACCCCAATGACCGGTATGCTCGCATCTCTCGTTGCCGCTCAGGGGCAGGTTGATCGCCCTGTTGTGGTACTTCATGCCGACGCCGACGAGACCGCGTACGCCCAGCGCGAAACCACCGAAAAGCTGGTTGCGGCCCTCCAGGAGAAGGGCTCCGCAGAGCACATTACTGCCTACCGTGATCGTGGCGAGTCCCTGGACTTGGCCAAACTGCTTGCCGATGGGAAGCTGCCTACTAACGCAGAATGGTACCTGTGTGGTGGCAACAACTTCCTGCAGAATGTTCGCGAGCAGCTCGAAGCAGGTGCTGCGGACCTGGCTCCAGCCGCAATTCACTTCGAACTGTTCAGTCCCAATGACTGGCTGATTGGCTAAAACTCGCGCGAACCCTAGGGAGTGGTGTAACAAACCGGCTCCCTGGGGTTTGTTTGAGCCTGTGTTGCCCGAAGCCTTTTTCTGTTATCGGTGAACGAAACCGTGTCGTAGTCATGCAGTAGGCTATATAGCCGTGACTGATGCAACTAACACCCCGCGTAATGATTCTGCTCAAGACCTTCCGGAACAGCTGCGAATCCGCCGCGATAAGCGCACCCGGATCCTGGAATCCGGGAAAGATGCGTACCCGGTAGAGGTGCCACGCACCCACTCTCTCGCCGAGGTACGTAGTCGCTGGGAAGTGTTGCCCAAGGACGGCGATGAAGGGGAGGCACCGGGCGTCGATCAGAAAGAAGGTGTGACCTACCTGCAATCGGGTGAAGAAACCCAAGAGGTTGTAGGGGTGGCCGGCCGCGTTATGTTCGTACGCAATACCGGCAAATTGGCGTTTGCCACATTGCAGGATGGCGACGGTACTACTTTGCAGGTCATGCTCAGCTTGGCAGAGGTCGGTGAGGAGGCACTGGCCGATTGGAAGGCGCTGGTAGACCTCGGAGACATGGTGTTCGTGGAGGGGCGGATCATTTCCTCCCGTCGTGGCGAGCTGTCGGTGATGGCACAGCGGTGGTTCATGGCCGCGAAGTCATTGCGTCCGCTGCCTGTGGCACACAAGGAAATGAGCGAAGATACGCGCATTCGTCACCGCTACACTGACCTGATCATGCGGGAACAAGCCCGCAACAACGCGATGACCCGCATCAAGGTGATGCGTGCACTGCGGAACGCGCTGGAACGCCGCGGTTTCCTGGAGCTGGAGACACCCATGTTGCAAACTCTGCACGGCGGTGCAGCTGCCCGTCCGTTCGTGACGCACTCCAATGCGCTGGATATTGACCTTTACCTGCGTATTGCCCCAGAATTGTTCTTGAAGCGCGCCGTGGTGGGTGGCTTGGATCGCGTATTCGAAGTGAACCGCAACTTCCGTAATGAGGGCGTGGATTCCTCTCACAGCCCCGAGTTTGCAATGCTCGAAACCTACCAAGCCTATGGCGACTACAACACCGCCGCTACTACCACACGGGAAATTATCCAGGAAGTGGCCACCGAAGTGTTCGGCACCACCAAGGTGACTCTCGTGGATGGCACTGAATACGACTTGGGTGGTGAGTGGCCAGAGATGAAGATGTACCCATCGCTCAACGAAGCTTTGCAGAAGAAATACCCGGGTCAGCCAGAGGTCACCATCGCTTCCACGGTGGAGGAGCTGAAGCAGCTGGCCAAGGTTGTCGGCCTCGACGTGCCAACCAAGGGCGGCTGGGGTCACGGCAAGCTTGTGGAAGAGCTATGGGAGCACCTGTGCGAAGACCAGCTGAATGGGCCGGTATTCGTGCGCGACTTCCCGGTCGAGACCTCGCCCCTCGTTCGTCAGCACCGTAGTGAGCCGGGAGTGACTGAGAAGTGGGACCTGTACGTTCGCGGTTTCGAATTGGCCACTGGTTATTCCGAGTTGGTTGACCCAGTAATTCAGCGCGAGCGCTTTGAGGATCAGGCCCGCCTAGCCGCGGGTGGAGATGACGAAGCCATGGTGCTGGATGAAGACTTCCTTGCTGCGATGGAGCAGGGAATGCCCCCGACGGCAGGTACGGGAATGGGTATCGACCGATTGCTCATGGCTTTGACGGGCTTGGGTATCCGCGAGACGATTCTGTTCCCAATGGTGAAGCCGGAGCGCGATAACTAACCGGTGTGGGTGCGCGAACGCGCTTCTCGTGCACCCACCTAGTGGGGGTGGGGACTGTAACCTAGTTACTGTTTTCCCCAAAAGTGTGACGCAGGCCATGAACTAGTTTAGGATATAGACATAATTATCCGAACATGCAGATGCTTAAGATTTGCACTGAAAACCAGTGAAAGGTGGCCGCACGAATGAGCGACCAAAGCAAGCGTGACGATTCCACTCCGGGTCTGAACAACCTCAAGCGTGATGCCATTGGTACCGCGATGCGCGTACTGACCCGCTTCACCGGCTCCGACTTGGCTGAAAAGTACGGTCTGGGCAAGAAGGTCGACCGGGTGGCGTACGAATCTACCAAGACCGGTATGCGGACCTTGGGCGCCGTTAATCGTCAGTTCAAGAAGATCAAGGGCACCGGCAAGCCAGTGCGCCTGCCTAATCAGACCACTGACGACAACGAGCAGCCAGTACCAACCGAGGCGCCAAAGCCCGGCAAGGTGCTGTTTGACCTGAACCCAACCGAGGATCAGGAAATGATCGTCGCAGCGGTTCGTGAGTTTGCTGAGGAGCGCCTGCGCCCAGTAGCTGCCGAGTCCAACGAGTCCTCCACCCCTCCAGAAGGATTGCTGGAGACCGCTGCTGAGCTCGGTGTGGCACTCATCAACCTGCCAGAAGAGTACGAAGGCATCGCAACTGCCTCAGGTGCCACCACCAACGCCCTCATTGCAGAGGCCCTTGCTTTCGGCGACATGGGCTTGGCTACCGCTATTCTGGCTCCAGCTGCCGTTGCAAACGTCATCACCAACTACGGCGATGACGCACAGCAGAAGACTTACCTGCCAGAGTTCGCAGGCGAATCTGTGCCACCAGCAGCGGTGATCGTTTCCGAGTCCCGCCCACTGTTTGACCCGTTCGAGCTGCAGACCGCTGCGGTCCGTGAGGGCAGCGATATCGTCATCAACGGCGTGAAGACCATGGTTCCAAACGCCGGCGCTGCAGAGCTGTTCATCGTAGCGGTCAACCTAGACGGTGTGAACACCTTCGCCATCGTGGAATCCGACACCGAGGGGCTGGTTGTTGAGGCCGATCCTTCCATGGGTCTGCGTGGCGCTGCATTGGGCCGCGTGCTGTTCAAGGACGTCCGCGTCCCGGCCGAGAACCTGCTGGGTGGTGCTGACCTGTCAGATTCTGATCGCACCGAGCAGTATGCAGAAATCATCCGCCGTGGTCGCCTGGGCTGGGCTGCTCTGGCTTCCGGCACCGGTGAGGCCATCCTCGAGTACACCAAGAAGTACGTCAACGAGCGCGAGGCATTCGGCGAGCCAATCTCCCACCGCCAGGCAGTTGCCTTCATGGTGGCGAACCTCCGCATCGAGCTCGACGGCCTGCGCATGATCCTACTGCGCGGAGTTTCCCGCCTCGATCAGGGGCTGTCCTACCACCGTGAGGCCGGCCTTGCTCGTCGCTTCGCTTCCGATAAGGGCATGGTTATGGGGCTCGATGGTGTACAGCTGCTCGGCGGACATGGCTTCACCAAGGAGCACCCAGTCGAGCGTTGGTACCGCGACATGCGCGCTATCGGCATCGCCGAGGGCGTTGTCATCCTGTAAAACCCGCCAATCGATCACATAACTGATCATCTACGACCTAGAGGAACCTGAAACATGATTAATCTGGAACTCCCTAAGCGCCTCAAGGCGGGTGCCAACCAAGCCCACCAGGCCGCAGCGGAAATCTTCCGTCCCATCTCCCGCAAGTATGACCTCAAGGAGCACGCTCGTCCCGTAGAGCTGGACACCATGGCATCCCTCGTAGAGGGTATGGCCGATGCCGGCCAGGCTATGGCCGGCGCATCCGGTGGCCGTGGCGATTCCAAGAAGAAGCAAAACGATGGCGTGAAAAACGGCGGCAACATGGCTTCCGTGTTGAACGTTATCGAGACCTGCTGGGGTGACGTGGGACTAACGCTGTCCATTCCTTACCAGGGTCTGGGTAACTCCGCGATCGCCGCCGTTGCTAACGACGAGCAGCTCGAACGCTTCGGCAAGGTATGGGCCGCCATGGCTATCACCGAGCCACAGTTCGGCTCCGACTCCGCTGCTGTCGCCGCTACCGCGAAGCTAGACGGCGACGAGTACGTGCTGAACGGTGAGAAGATCTTCGTTACTGCCGGCGAGCGCTGCACCCACGTTGTGGTGTGGGCCTCCGTGGACAAGTCCGCTGGTCGCGCAGCCATTAAGTCCTTCGTTGTGCCACGCGATACCCCGGGCTTCGAGCTGGTTCGCTTGGAGCACAAGCTGGGCATCCGCTCCTCCGATACCGCCCACTTCATCTTGGATAACGTCCGCATTCCGAAAGAGAACCTGCTGGGTTCTCCTGAGGTGGACACCAAGAAGGGCTTCGGGGGTGTTATGGCCACCTTCGACAACACCCGTCCGCTGGTGGCCGGCATGGCCGTCGGCGTGGCGCGCGCTTCCCTCGAGAAGCTGCGTGAGGTACTGACTAACGCTGGCGTCGAAATTGATTACGACAAGCCAGCCTGGGCCCAGAGCGCGGCTGCTTCCGAGTACATCCGCTTGGAGTCCGATTGGGAAGCCGCTTACCTGTTGACTTTGCGCGCTACTTGGATGGCGGACAACAAGATTCCTAACTCCAAGGAAGCTTCCGAGTCCAAGGCGAAGGCCGGACGCATGGCTACCGATCTGACCTTGCGTGCGGTGGAGATGGCCGGTGCATACGGCTACTCCGAACGTGACCTGCTGGAAAAGTGGGCACGTGACTCCAAGATCCTCGATATCTTCGAGGGTACTCAGCAGATTCAGCAGCTCATTGTTGCACGTCGTGAGCTGGGACTGTCTTCCGCACAGCTGAAGTAAACCCCGCTTGCTTCCGAAGAAAATAGCCCTTGTACAGGTGAATTAGGCTCCCTGTACAAGGGTTTCTTGTTGCATGGTGCCCAAATAAGGGGAGGGTGAGTAACCTATTGTTTTCTTTTTAGCCCATTTTCGTTAAAGTTTTTGCGGTTATGCGTTCACCTGCTGCAACGTGCAGCAGGAGCGAGCACGTACCAGAAGGCGCGCCAGTTCCTATCGATTCTGGCGATCGGCAACAAACAAAAAGGCGTTTAGGAAATGGCGAACCAGGTCCCCGGTGGGGGTTCAGGATCTAATCGAACGGTAGAAACACTGCAACTATCGAACGATACCGTTCAACCTCAGGGAAATAACGACAAATGGTGGCACATCGCATTCGGCGGCATGCTCCTCGTGGCTGTCCTTTACTTTGGGGCTTGGACAACGCAGCACATCCCGTCTTCCGCGAATTATGTTGTGCTTGCAGTTACCGTTGTTTTCGGTTTGTTCATGGCGTTCAACATCGGTGGCAACGACGTCGCGAATTCCTTTGGTACTTCCGTCGGTGCGGGCACGTTGACCATGAAGCAAGCCCTCATAGTCGCCGCAGTCTTTGAAGTTGGAGGCGCACTGTTAGCGGGCGGTTCAGTAACCAAGACCGTCCGCAGTGGCATCGTGGATCTCGATGAGATCGACCTATTGCCCATGGACTTCGTCTACATTATGATCGCTGCGCTCATGGGCGCTGCCATTTGGTTGCTCATTGCAACGAAGAAAGGCTGGCCGGTATCCACGACCCACTCGATCGTCGGTGGGATCGTGGGAGCGGCCCTGTGTCTAGGTTTTACTACTCACACGGGTGGCTGGTCTATGGTGCAATGGGGGGAGATCGGCCGAATTGCCTCCTCGTGGGTTATTTCCCCACTACTCGGCGCATTGGCAGCTTATCTGCTGTTCAGCGTGATCAAGCGGGCCGTGTTGCAATACAATGACCGTGCAAATGCGGGGTTGGAACGGGTGCGCCGCGCGCGCATTAACCATGCTTCCCGGCACAAAGATCTGTTCCGCAGCCTTAGCGAAGTCCAGCAGATCGCGTACAACAACGAGATGGCCCGGGATGCTGTGACGTACTCGCGTGGAGATTTCACGCGCGAGCAGCTGGAGAGCGACTACTACCGCGAACTCTACGATCTTGACCAAGAGGCGAACCAACTCAACGTCCACAAGGCGCTGGTGTATTGGGCACCACCGCTGGCCGCATTTGGTGCGGTGGTGATCACCGCGATGCTGTTGTTCAAAGGGCTATCCAATGTGGACACCCATGTGTCCGCCGTTGGGTCTTTGCTTATTATGGCTATGATTGCCGTCT containing:
- the lysS gene encoding lysine--tRNA ligase gives rise to the protein MTDATNTPRNDSAQDLPEQLRIRRDKRTRILESGKDAYPVEVPRTHSLAEVRSRWEVLPKDGDEGEAPGVDQKEGVTYLQSGEETQEVVGVAGRVMFVRNTGKLAFATLQDGDGTTLQVMLSLAEVGEEALADWKALVDLGDMVFVEGRIISSRRGELSVMAQRWFMAAKSLRPLPVAHKEMSEDTRIRHRYTDLIMREQARNNAMTRIKVMRALRNALERRGFLELETPMLQTLHGGAAARPFVTHSNALDIDLYLRIAPELFLKRAVVGGLDRVFEVNRNFRNEGVDSSHSPEFAMLETYQAYGDYNTAATTTREIIQEVATEVFGTTKVTLVDGTEYDLGGEWPEMKMYPSLNEALQKKYPGQPEVTIASTVEELKQLAKVVGLDVPTKGGWGHGKLVEELWEHLCEDQLNGPVFVRDFPVETSPLVRQHRSEPGVTEKWDLYVRGFELATGYSELVDPVIQRERFEDQARLAAGGDDEAMVLDEDFLAAMEQGMPPTAGTGMGIDRLLMALTGLGIRETILFPMVKPERDN
- a CDS encoding acyl-CoA dehydrogenase family protein, whose product is MSDQSKRDDSTPGLNNLKRDAIGTAMRVLTRFTGSDLAEKYGLGKKVDRVAYESTKTGMRTLGAVNRQFKKIKGTGKPVRLPNQTTDDNEQPVPTEAPKPGKVLFDLNPTEDQEMIVAAVREFAEERLRPVAAESNESSTPPEGLLETAAELGVALINLPEEYEGIATASGATTNALIAEALAFGDMGLATAILAPAAVANVITNYGDDAQQKTYLPEFAGESVPPAAVIVSESRPLFDPFELQTAAVREGSDIVINGVKTMVPNAGAAELFIVAVNLDGVNTFAIVESDTEGLVVEADPSMGLRGAALGRVLFKDVRVPAENLLGGADLSDSDRTEQYAEIIRRGRLGWAALASGTGEAILEYTKKYVNEREAFGEPISHRQAVAFMVANLRIELDGLRMILLRGVSRLDQGLSYHREAGLARRFASDKGMVMGLDGVQLLGGHGFTKEHPVERWYRDMRAIGIAEGVVIL
- a CDS encoding acyl-CoA dehydrogenase family protein codes for the protein MINLELPKRLKAGANQAHQAAAEIFRPISRKYDLKEHARPVELDTMASLVEGMADAGQAMAGASGGRGDSKKKQNDGVKNGGNMASVLNVIETCWGDVGLTLSIPYQGLGNSAIAAVANDEQLERFGKVWAAMAITEPQFGSDSAAVAATAKLDGDEYVLNGEKIFVTAGERCTHVVVWASVDKSAGRAAIKSFVVPRDTPGFELVRLEHKLGIRSSDTAHFILDNVRIPKENLLGSPEVDTKKGFGGVMATFDNTRPLVAGMAVGVARASLEKLREVLTNAGVEIDYDKPAWAQSAAASEYIRLESDWEAAYLLTLRATWMADNKIPNSKEASESKAKAGRMATDLTLRAVEMAGAYGYSERDLLEKWARDSKILDIFEGTQQIQQLIVARRELGLSSAQLK
- a CDS encoding inorganic phosphate transporter; translated protein: MANQVPGGGSGSNRTVETLQLSNDTVQPQGNNDKWWHIAFGGMLLVAVLYFGAWTTQHIPSSANYVVLAVTVVFGLFMAFNIGGNDVANSFGTSVGAGTLTMKQALIVAAVFEVGGALLAGGSVTKTVRSGIVDLDEIDLLPMDFVYIMIAALMGAAIWLLIATKKGWPVSTTHSIVGGIVGAALCLGFTTHTGGWSMVQWGEIGRIASSWVISPLLGALAAYLLFSVIKRAVLQYNDRANAGLERVRRARINHASRHKDLFRSLSEVQQIAYNNEMARDAVTYSRGDFTREQLESDYYRELYDLDQEANQLNVHKALVYWAPPLAAFGAVVITAMLLFKGLSNVDTHVSAVGSLLIMAMIAVLVWTSVYMVAKALRKESVDRSTFILFSWMQVFTASAFAFSHGSNDIANAVGPFAAILDVLATGEINSEAMVPTALLFACGIALVAGLWFIGRNVITTVGSGLTNIHPASGFAAELAAAAIVMSASLLGLPVSSTHILIGAVLGVGIVNHEANWGLMKPIAMAWVITIPVAAGIGAMGLFILRLVFGA